In the genome of Massilia sp. PAMC28688, one region contains:
- a CDS encoding methyl-accepting chemotaxis protein has translation MNLSNMKVGTRLGLGFSLVLFFLVAVTSIGIYNMRLIQDRLDNVVGVNNVVNRLVVEMRNNVADRITSLRILTLLSEPDDMAPEMKRVNDLAAAYGAAQQKLSEKFAKEAATTPQEKELLKQIKEHEGAAMPAIAKASELWMAGNAEAATKVLIREIRPHQKKWMAALEQLAVLEEKQTAQAAQAAAGEYQTARNAMLAFAIFAVLVGLAAAVVITRKLIKQLGGEPDYTARIASSIAQGDLSISIDTTNAGKGSLLMEVREMRNSLKDIVGQVRHGTETIGTASREIAAGNLDLSSRTEMQASSLEKTASAMEELTSTVKQNADNAREANLLAATASEVARKGGEVVAQVVDTMGSINTSANKIVDIIGVIDGIAFQTNILALNAAVEAARAGEQGRGFAVVASEVRNLAQRSAAAAKEIKTLIGDSVEKVERGSKLVGQAGVTMDEVVASVRRVTDIMSEISNASQEQSAGIEQVNLSIIEMDSMTQQNASLVEQAAAAAQSLQDQAGELAHVVSVFKLVEGELAQSAPVAEQEAVQEAPRKPAALPRSAARAPRAAPKRVAAAAATPPRQPKKVATVNDEWEEF, from the coding sequence ATGAACCTCTCCAACATGAAAGTCGGGACCCGGCTTGGACTCGGTTTCAGCCTCGTGCTGTTTTTCCTGGTGGCTGTCACCAGCATCGGCATCTACAACATGCGCTTGATCCAGGATCGGCTCGACAATGTGGTGGGCGTGAACAACGTGGTCAATCGGCTGGTGGTTGAAATGCGTAACAACGTGGCCGACCGCATCACCTCCTTGCGCATCCTGACCCTGTTGTCGGAGCCGGATGACATGGCGCCCGAAATGAAGCGGGTCAATGACCTGGCGGCGGCATACGGCGCGGCCCAGCAGAAGCTGTCGGAGAAATTTGCCAAGGAGGCGGCCACGACGCCGCAGGAAAAGGAGTTGCTCAAGCAAATCAAGGAGCATGAAGGGGCGGCCATGCCGGCCATTGCCAAGGCTTCCGAACTGTGGATGGCGGGCAATGCTGAAGCGGCCACCAAGGTCTTGATCCGCGAAATTCGTCCCCACCAGAAAAAATGGATGGCAGCACTCGAGCAGCTGGCCGTGCTGGAAGAAAAGCAGACTGCCCAGGCTGCGCAAGCTGCCGCAGGGGAATACCAGACCGCCCGCAACGCCATGCTCGCTTTCGCCATTTTCGCCGTGCTGGTTGGCCTGGCCGCGGCCGTGGTCATCACCCGCAAGCTGATCAAGCAACTCGGTGGCGAACCCGACTACACGGCCCGGATTGCCAGCAGCATTGCCCAGGGCGACCTGTCGATCTCGATCGACACCACCAATGCCGGCAAGGGCAGCCTGCTGATGGAAGTGCGCGAAATGCGCAACAGCCTGAAAGACATCGTCGGCCAGGTCCGGCACGGTACGGAAACCATTGGTACGGCATCGCGCGAGATCGCGGCCGGCAACCTCGACCTTTCCTCGCGTACCGAGATGCAGGCCAGCTCGCTGGAAAAAACGGCCTCCGCCATGGAAGAGCTGACCTCCACCGTCAAACAAAATGCCGACAACGCCCGTGAAGCGAACTTGCTGGCCGCGACTGCCTCGGAAGTGGCACGCAAGGGTGGTGAAGTGGTTGCGCAAGTGGTCGATACCATGGGATCGATCAATACATCGGCCAACAAGATTGTCGACATCATCGGCGTGATCGATGGCATTGCCTTCCAGACCAATATCCTCGCGTTGAACGCTGCCGTGGAAGCGGCCCGTGCCGGTGAACAGGGCCGTGGCTTTGCCGTCGTCGCTTCGGAAGTGCGCAACCTGGCCCAGCGCAGCGCTGCCGCCGCCAAGGAAATCAAGACCCTGATCGGCGACTCGGTCGAAAAAGTCGAGCGCGGCAGCAAGCTGGTCGGCCAGGCCGGCGTGACGATGGATGAAGTGGTGGCCAGCGTGCGCCGCGTCACCGACATCATGAGCGAAATCTCCAACGCCAGCCAGGAACAAAGCGCAGGTATTGAACAGGTCAACCTGTCAATCATCGAAATGGACAGCATGACCCAGCAAAATGCGTCGCTGGTGGAACAGGCTGCCGCGGCGGCCCAGAGCCTGCAAGACCAGGCCGGCGAACTGGCCCATGTCGTGAGCGTGTTCAAGCTGGTCGAAGGTGAGCTGGCCCAGAGCGCTCCCGTGGCCGAGCAGGAAGCCGTGCAGGAAGCCCCGCGCAAGCCGGCCGCCCTGCCCAGAAGCGCTGCGCGTGCGCCGCGCGCTGCCCCCAAGCGCGTGGCAGCGGCCGCCGCTACGCCACCGCGGCAGCCAAAGAAGGTGGCTACCGTGAATGACGAGTGGGAAGAATTTTGA
- the dusA gene encoding tRNA dihydrouridine(20/20a) synthase DusA, with protein MKPSNPGSRRLSVAPMMDWTDRHCRVFHRQITRHTWLYTEMVTTGALVYGDVERHLRFNEEEHPVALQLGGSDPADLAKSAKLGQEWGYDEINLNCGCPSERVQKGAFGACLMAEPQLVADCVKAMRDAVSIDVTVKHRIGIDRNEDYGFVRDFVGTIAAAGCTTFIVHARNAILKGLSPKENREIPPLKYEVAYQLKREFPELEIIINGGIKTDDEVAAHLQHVDGVMLGREAYHNPYVMATYDQRFYGDDSAVKTREEVLQAMIPYIDAQLALHGARGLKLNSITRHMLGLMAGLPGARTYRQILSDPKKLASADPRLLLEAFARMRERAQLD; from the coding sequence ATGAAACCAAGTAATCCCGGCAGCCGCCGCCTGTCCGTCGCCCCCATGATGGACTGGACGGACCGCCACTGCCGCGTCTTCCATCGCCAGATCACGCGTCACACCTGGTTGTACACCGAAATGGTCACGACCGGAGCCCTCGTGTATGGCGACGTGGAGCGGCACTTGCGTTTCAACGAGGAAGAGCATCCCGTCGCCTTGCAGCTGGGCGGCAGCGACCCTGCGGATCTTGCAAAAAGTGCAAAGCTGGGACAAGAGTGGGGTTACGATGAAATCAACCTCAATTGCGGCTGCCCGTCCGAACGTGTGCAAAAAGGGGCATTCGGCGCCTGCCTCATGGCCGAGCCGCAACTGGTGGCCGACTGCGTCAAGGCCATGCGTGATGCAGTGTCCATCGATGTCACGGTCAAGCACCGCATTGGCATCGACCGCAATGAGGACTACGGTTTCGTGCGTGATTTTGTCGGCACCATTGCCGCCGCCGGCTGCACGACCTTCATCGTCCACGCCCGCAATGCCATCCTCAAGGGCTTGTCACCGAAGGAAAACCGCGAGATCCCGCCCCTGAAATATGAAGTTGCCTACCAGCTCAAGCGCGAGTTCCCTGAGCTGGAAATCATCATCAACGGCGGCATCAAGACGGACGACGAAGTGGCCGCTCACTTGCAGCACGTGGACGGTGTCATGCTCGGACGAGAGGCTTATCACAACCCTTACGTGATGGCCACCTATGACCAGCGCTTCTATGGCGACGACAGTGCCGTCAAGACGCGTGAGGAAGTGCTGCAGGCAATGATTCCCTACATTGATGCACAGCTGGCCTTGCACGGGGCCCGTGGTTTGAAGCTGAACTCGATCACCCGTCACATGCTCGGCCTCATGGCGGGCTTGCCCGGGGCCCGCACCTACCGTCAAATCCTGTCCGACCCTAAGAAACTCGCCTCCGCCGACCCCCGCCTCCTGCTTGAAGCCTTCGCGCGCATGCGCGAGCGTGCCCAATTGGATTAA